In Plasmodium malariae genome assembly, contig: PmUG01_00_41, whole genome shotgun sequence, the DNA window TATATCCTCAAATTGATTCAGTTAATGACATAAAATTGTTCTCCCATAATGAATTTCTTATTCTATTTATctttgttttaataaattaaatgagcATTAGTAACTTTATTAAAGTATTATTCCTATGGATTCCTTTATTCACGTTACACATGCATGGTACaacaacataaaaaaaaatgtatacatatatgtacgaaTCTCAGAAATAATAACGAATTACTATAATGATTgcataaaatgaaatagatAAATCAAGCTGTAAAAAATGCatcttatttgttttattagaTATTATTGCTTTTATGTAGGAAAACATGCTTCCATAAATCATGTTAATAACATAGAAAATAattcaatataattttttatgtttaaaaataaaggtgctttttttaaaataaaagaaagtatatgtctttaaatatataaattcgtACTTTACATTATgtaagtatacatatgtacatgtgcacACACTCCTATATGCATttacatacacacatgttcttatgtacatgtaaatatacacgaatgtatgcacatacatatgtacacagtATAGCAGCATGATTCACACATATAAATtctttgaaaataatttttttcaactcTTATGACACCGATTCCCAAGAAACTACATAATTATAGGTTTAGTTTTTCGAATTTTTGCACTTTCATATATGCaatggaaagaaaaaataaattagaaaaatggTGTAAAAAGATAcactaatatttttattttgtctcttttgaataaaacatttatatatatatccactTTCGTTTTCAAAAAAGCTTCGTAATATCTATTtgaacaatgaaaaaaatagggACAGAAAAagttttcttaaaataaccagatatacatatgtttttatatcaaTATCAATCAcgttttatgttatttaccttttttttatattcttagAGTTTTGCACGATCTTGTCAGAAAATGATTTTCTTCTTCTACATTCTCTCCTTTTTCAACATAACCTGCTTTCAGAATAAATAAGACATCTTGATAGTAGtgaaaaaaacttaaaaaaagaaagctTACAtctcattaatataatattgttaatttttcatgTACTTAATATTCATTCACGTAGttctcttattttatatttattaaggtACTAGTTTGTGCACTACGTTAATTCTTATagatataatgaaaattgaTACCCTAAGtacagaaaataaaaaaaaatttccatttttaattGCGCGtataataacaattattatataagttCAACATTATGCACACATTTCGGTGACATTTCCACAACTGTAAAATTCAAATTTAGCCCTacagtatttttaaaaactcgTGCGTGAAATCCATTAACGTTTAgtaatttcttattttttgattttaatttttcagaaattaattaaaaacaaaagaaaagcaGAATAAAACGAtgtaaaagggaaaaataaaaatgtgaaataaGAGGTagatatgaatatatgtacgaAAGAACTTTTAAGGAATATGTGCACACATGTAAATActtaaaatacattaaaaagtgaggtgaagaaaaaaaatatattttaaagaacaataataacatataaaaattaaaaacataataagcgaagattcaaaaaaaagcattttctttaattttttggatgaataatttaacttttttaaggTATTAAAGTTATACCtgtcaaaaatatataattatctttTCCTTTGGTGGCTTctagtaaaaaagaaatttgtTTTCATGTAATTAactttatgtattttataaatatacaaataaaaggCCAGCTAATAGCACCATggaataagaataattacTTAAAAACAAGATTTTCAGTTgtataaaaattcttttatcatatttgtttttccgtttatgcaatttttatataaataatttttattccttatacaaaagaatatttctgtaatatttttttctatgttAACCTATAAGAGTGTTCTTCAATTTTGTTGTATTTTGTAATTCTCTATAATACATgcatttgtattattaatatttttaaatatttctatacaaataaaaaaaattagaacaatgtaattttagtataatttgtttccaaaaacaagaaataattatctataaattctaaaaaaagaaaatttatttaaatatgattACATTTGAATAAAGCAACAATTAACACAtaacaattaatataaagGTAACGATATGAACTAACTATATGTATTGTTCGAATATTAACTAAacatttacttattttagttttcctacatgtatatatgtataataatatgatctaatgaaattaattatttttctatttttagatctcatttcttttctatttcttaggaatttaactatataaaaattattctacactaaaaaagaaatgtatatatatcaattcCAAAACTCACGGATGCGATGaaattaatacatttataagtATCCTCAATTTAGTTTAAGAATTTTAGTCAAGAAAATCTTATAgcatgtttttattttttttttatgcatcaaaaataaaaaattaggaaACGTTACAAATctttatgaaatattatacGTAAACAAcaaagatatataatttttttaaacttgtTAATGCTTACTGGTATGTAtttcatgtatataattttttctttacatatGGTACTATAGCATTTTCTCATAATAATACTACCATTACGACAAACTCaaagtatttttaatacttcattaattatatatatatattaggagaaacttattataattgtatGCATATTTAGGTGAGTActcaatataaaatatttaatgatgaacaatattttgtaaaagttAGAATTTCATATTATCATCATGAAATACTTCTATATAGTTCTTAGCacattgtaaaaatatatatattttattgcatATTCCAAAAGTTTTACAGTAAACTAAAAGAAACcatgcatttttttcatcttatacacacattaaaaataatataattatgtattctcaaaaaaatttaaataccTCATATTTAGAAGAACTACCATGATATAAACATAAggattattaatataatttttccttgAATTATCTACATTCAGAAGAATGAActcatttttaaattcatatattttacatactccaagataaataaatgtataattttttattatacataaaaaaaaataaaacaaattactaaaaagaaatatcataaagaatttataaataatggcATTGCATTAATACACAATGTTATAGAAAGTACTTAATATATGATGTTCGCTGCACTACCATATTCCGAGGtagaaacaaaaatataattataaagtattataatttattattgaactcataaaaaattcaaaaaataatggaaaggaatatttaaaaaatatttcaaataaagTATTCATACATGAGactatagaaatatataatttttaataacgCGAAAATTATGATTTATGTATATAGTAGTAACTTTTCTACTGTACAGTTTGcaaggaaaatattaaataccttatttaaaagttaagtaaaaaagatggaattttaattcatataaaatcgaaaaatataaaaaatttaattttaaaatatttaaaatatgaatttattgATCCATGAGTGAAATTACTAATATTTTCgcatacttaaaaaaaacatacttcgtagatataaaattatttaataactgCAAACTATGATGTTAAATATTCAATAAACACCTTTTTGCTAGAAAGAAGagttttgttttatgtaagtaaaaaatatttgcctagtttttatttattcacaATATACTATCTCATAtgttatgtaattttttttgagaaataattaatgaaaacTATAGATACACAAAATTACTACCAactagtaaaataaaaagatatatgttataaaaggtagacataaattttataaataatatttaaaaaagaaaaaaagcattTCAATAGATGATTTATTAATATCTAATTGAAATTAATTCATTAGATTAATAAGAGAACAacatgaaaaataagaattacatgctctatatttaattataaattttcaacataacttatatataaatattttactaataCTCCAGTTAGTACAACAGTTAGGAACCAAATTAATAGGACAAATGATTTTAAGAATTCATTTAAACTTAGCGATTGATAATCTTAAATttagtattatattatagttaatctataattaaaacatatattatttaactatatatctatatttttatatttcctcCGCATAAAAAAAGCTAAAAGCCAGTTAAACATATTTTGTCAATATATTagttttataatatgttttacaTGGACACATTTTatgcaaaaaatattcaGTTCCTTcctaagagaaaaaaaaaaaaaatatacttgtATCAGTATAACGAAATAcatatgctttttttaattaaatacaaaacaCCACACATTCattgttaatttaaaaataaaaacttttcTTAATTACttgaacaaataataatattagattTCACTGAGATTCAATAAAGAAATCAAAATTGATTAGTATACTTCTAAATTAAGAAActtctatataattatgttaattGTGCTATTATACATTCATATTACAGCAGAACCAAATGTATTTCATagacatatatttaaactcataaatatatgtgctactccataatatttaagctataataatatttgaaaataaaaattctaaaacattaaaacattaatacattaaaatcgacaaaaaaggaagaacatatatttttgttgcTGTGTATCAAAGAGACTAGATATACATGTagcattataatattttagaaaatatatatattcatattaagTATATCAATAAAgttgtttaatttattacttCATATTAAAGTTTTTAGTGAAAGACAaacattcatttttattcattttactcCGTCATTAACTtaattctattatatttttcattatttcttaaaatctTATAAATCACTATTATAACTATTACCGATAATGCAATGACAATTACACTAAATAATgctatataaatatagaacaTCCATTTTTCTCCTACCTGTTTTATAGCACTATGCAAGccatttaataatacatcTCTTTCATCCATTTATCTACAGTTTCCATAAATGGTAATCGTGGTAATACGGATAATCCTATTcccaaaaagaaaaaaagtaaaaatatagcaaTTCCAACTTTGTATTTTctaagttttatttttcttaatgatatatcacaaattcttctttttttttcaagaaaatCTTCataatctttatttttaatccattttctttcaaaatggaaatgcTTCCCATCAAATATTCCATTATTGTAATCTGTAACTTGAGTATAATAATGAGCCATATTCAATAAATTTCTATTAGATTCTTTTTTTGCCGtccatttttcattattacatatattttttttttcgtattttacATTATGTGGTAcatccttttttaaatatacaatttttgaATCTTTGAgcttt includes these proteins:
- the PmUG01_00070500 gene encoding fam-m protein — its product is MYILKLNMKIIIFTNIGAFILLTWIYHFNIDVRYFSKFLDDNYYHSSKLDTRTHRLLGKYEKLKDSKIVYLKKDVPHNVKYEKKNICNNEKWTAKKESNRNLLNMAHYYTQVTDYNNGIFDGKHFHFERKWIKNKDYEDFLEKKRRICDISLRKIKLRKYKVGIAIFLLFFFLGIGLSVLPRLPFMETVDKWMKEMYY